The following are encoded in a window of Streptomyces sp. 11x1 genomic DNA:
- a CDS encoding amino acid adenylation domain-containing protein: MQSRESPGEGLHDVFAAWAAAQPRRTALIAGNAQVSYGELDARAERWADRLAAAGVTPGHLVPILMPRSVDLVVALLAVLKCGAAYALLDPDWPATRLDAVVDRLRPPLVVARPGTAARFVSAPVWSPSDDSPGQSHARRAAVTVRDSDACCVFFTSGTTGRPKAVVSPHRATARLFRPGTFARFDRDTVVPLAAAPPWDAFSLELWAALHNGGACVLIDEPFLTAETLRALVTDHGVNTVWLTSSLFNLIVDEDLSALRGLSQLMIGGERLSARHVGRFLDRFPGTALVNGYGPVESTVFTTTHRVTVADTARPGGIPLGRPVPGTSVFVLRGDRPCAPGEPGEICVAGDGLAHGYLGEPALTAEKFTDVDILGERVRLYRTGDLGVLDENGIMEFRGRLDRQVKVRGNRVEPSEVERQIVDLVPSVADCRVVPRWNELDGAFDLVAFCVPHLPADAPPEAPTGVGAEGPTGTHPDVSENAPTHALAEVTAHVPTEVTAHVPTEVSAVLARHLPAHQRPAAVAVVDAFPLTGTGKLDDKALLASLPDAPDETHHGPVDDPLVRLVCQAFAAVLGRRSVRPHTPFFELGGSSLQAARACTRIGRHTGRPVPLSSLYENPSAERLGTWLRSTPAPPPSRRRTVTSRQPPWNWSSSPAI, from the coding sequence TTGCAGTCGAGGGAATCGCCGGGGGAAGGACTGCACGACGTCTTCGCCGCGTGGGCGGCCGCACAGCCGCGCCGCACGGCGCTCATTGCGGGAAACGCCCAGGTCTCCTACGGGGAGTTGGATGCCCGTGCCGAGCGATGGGCCGACCGGCTCGCCGCCGCCGGTGTCACGCCGGGGCATCTCGTGCCGATCCTGATGCCGCGCTCCGTGGACCTGGTCGTCGCCCTGCTCGCCGTCCTCAAATGCGGCGCCGCCTACGCGTTGCTCGATCCCGACTGGCCGGCCACCCGTCTCGACGCCGTGGTCGACCGGCTCCGCCCGCCCCTCGTGGTCGCCCGACCGGGCACGGCGGCGCGGTTCGTCTCAGCACCGGTGTGGTCCCCGTCCGACGACAGCCCGGGGCAGAGCCACGCCCGACGCGCCGCCGTGACGGTGCGGGACAGCGACGCGTGCTGTGTGTTCTTCACGTCCGGCACCACGGGACGGCCCAAGGCTGTGGTGAGTCCGCACCGGGCCACGGCGCGGCTCTTCCGGCCCGGCACCTTCGCCCGCTTCGACCGGGACACGGTCGTCCCCCTCGCGGCGGCACCACCATGGGACGCGTTCTCCCTCGAACTGTGGGCCGCGCTCCACAACGGCGGCGCCTGCGTCCTGATCGACGAGCCGTTCCTGACGGCCGAGACCCTACGGGCGCTGGTCACCGACCACGGAGTGAACACGGTGTGGCTGACCAGCAGCCTGTTCAACCTGATCGTCGACGAGGACCTCTCCGCGCTGCGCGGTCTGTCCCAGCTGATGATCGGCGGTGAACGCCTGTCCGCCCGCCACGTCGGCCGCTTCCTCGACCGGTTCCCCGGCACGGCCCTCGTCAACGGCTACGGCCCGGTCGAGAGCACGGTGTTCACCACCACCCACCGCGTCACCGTCGCGGACACCGCCCGCCCGGGCGGCATCCCGCTCGGCCGGCCGGTGCCCGGCACCTCCGTCTTCGTCCTCCGGGGCGACCGGCCCTGCGCTCCCGGGGAGCCCGGGGAGATCTGCGTCGCGGGCGACGGCCTGGCCCACGGCTACCTCGGTGAACCGGCCCTCACCGCCGAGAAGTTCACGGACGTCGACATCCTCGGTGAACGGGTCCGGCTGTACCGCACCGGAGACCTGGGAGTCCTCGACGAGAACGGGATCATGGAGTTCCGCGGGCGGCTCGACCGGCAGGTCAAGGTCCGGGGCAACCGCGTCGAACCGAGCGAGGTGGAGCGGCAGATCGTCGACCTGGTCCCTTCCGTCGCCGACTGCCGGGTGGTCCCCCGCTGGAACGAACTCGACGGCGCCTTCGACCTGGTCGCCTTCTGCGTACCGCACCTGCCCGCCGACGCACCGCCGGAAGCCCCGACAGGCGTAGGCGCGGAAGGGCCTACGGGCACACATCCCGACGTCTCCGAGAACGCGCCGACGCACGCCCTCGCGGAAGTGACCGCCCACGTCCCCACGGAAGTGACCGCACACGTCCCCACGGAAGTGTCGGCGGTGCTCGCCCGGCATCTGCCCGCGCACCAACGTCCCGCCGCCGTCGCCGTCGTGGACGCCTTCCCCTTGACCGGCACCGGCAAGCTGGACGACAAGGCCCTGCTCGCGAGCCTGCCCGACGCGCCGGACGAAACTCACCACGGCCCCGTCGACGACCCGCTCGTCCGCCTCGTGTGCCAGGCGTTCGCCGCGGTACTGGGCCGACGGTCCGTACGACCGCACACCCCGTTCTTCGAGCTCGGCGGCTCCTCGCTCCAGGCCGCCCGCGCCTGCACCCGGATCGGAAGACACACGGGTCGCCCGGTTCCCCTGTCGAGCCTGTACGAGAACCCGTCGGCCGAACGCCTCGGCACCTGGCTGCGGTCGACGCCGGCCCCGCCCCCGTCGCGCCGCCGCACGGTGACATCCCGCCAACCCCCATGGAACTGGTCTTCCTCACCCGCCATCTGA
- a CDS encoding condensation domain-containing protein yields MELVFLTRHLTAPQDLSQYCLMTWHLDDRLDPEALEAAVAAVHARHQSLRTAFRVDPRPRAEVTDVPAPPLELLDARPTLDEAVVALRALFAEPLEPRDADLWRTALVPVTDRGGWLFGVLVHHIVFDGRSESVLARDLSDAYAGREPGPVPPTLAERTALTAAATAVTDPAARTARARQEFRDVPELRWPEPPGPGESGTRHLDRSVPGPLAAGLDVRGTALGASRFVVLLSAWADTLAEICGQRDFAVGVPVAERTLPELDRAVGCLIDVVPVRLRGAAAAGGDDGIRETGRLVHQAFGRGVVPFTAVAESATTTAGRPPVFQTLFALQDNPPPRLDLPGVVSTHLRQPYPALPLELHLEVWPDEDGALDMVLSHRREAVADVTARKLLDGFHDRLTCIAAGAL; encoded by the coding sequence ATGGAACTGGTCTTCCTCACCCGCCATCTGACGGCGCCCCAGGACCTGTCCCAGTACTGCCTGATGACGTGGCACCTCGACGACCGGCTCGACCCGGAGGCCCTGGAGGCGGCCGTCGCCGCCGTCCACGCGCGGCACCAGAGCCTGCGCACCGCCTTCCGCGTGGACCCCCGGCCGCGTGCCGAGGTCACCGACGTCCCCGCCCCGCCCCTGGAACTGCTGGACGCCCGGCCGACCCTCGACGAGGCGGTCGTCGCGCTGCGGGCGCTCTTCGCGGAGCCCCTCGAACCGCGGGACGCCGATCTGTGGCGCACCGCGCTGGTCCCGGTGACCGACCGCGGCGGCTGGCTCTTCGGGGTCCTGGTCCACCACATCGTCTTCGACGGACGGTCGGAGTCCGTCCTGGCACGCGACCTGTCGGACGCCTACGCCGGACGAGAGCCGGGCCCCGTCCCGCCCACCCTGGCCGAACGGACGGCACTGACGGCGGCGGCCACCGCTGTGACCGACCCGGCGGCGCGTACGGCTCGGGCACGGCAGGAGTTCCGGGACGTGCCCGAGCTCCGCTGGCCCGAACCGCCCGGCCCCGGCGAGAGCGGCACGCGCCACCTCGACAGGTCCGTACCCGGCCCCCTCGCGGCAGGTCTCGACGTGCGGGGTACGGCGCTCGGAGCGAGCAGGTTCGTGGTGCTGCTGTCGGCCTGGGCCGACACGCTGGCCGAGATCTGCGGGCAGCGGGACTTCGCGGTGGGCGTCCCCGTCGCCGAACGCACCCTCCCCGAGCTGGACCGCGCTGTCGGCTGCCTGATCGACGTGGTGCCGGTGCGCCTGCGCGGCGCGGCCGCGGCCGGCGGCGACGACGGCATACGGGAGACCGGCCGGCTGGTCCACCAGGCCTTCGGCCGGGGCGTCGTCCCCTTCACGGCCGTCGCCGAGAGCGCCACGACGACCGCGGGGCGACCGCCGGTGTTCCAGACTCTCTTCGCTCTCCAGGACAACCCGCCACCCCGACTCGACCTCCCCGGCGTCGTCTCCACGCATCTGCGCCAGCCGTACCCGGCCCTTCCGCTGGAGCTGCACCTGGAGGTGTGGCCGGACGAGGACGGCGCCCTCGACATGGTCCTGTCCCACCGACGCGAAGCCGTCGCCGACGTCACCGCCCGGAAACTGCTCGACGGCTTCCACGACCGTCTGACCTGCATCGCGGCCGGAGCCCTCTGA
- a CDS encoding cytochrome P450 — MTVVTCDPAGVVDPELHASGEVHEVWRRMRRHTPVHWHEPGDLPGFWSLTRYADIRDVYQNPAVFSSARGVLLRPTELGEDPGSGLTMALTDPPRHRALRGQLADRFSERCARSLADELRAEIRSVVTRAVESGTCDVVDDIGARLSGLNIGRLLGVPPQDRERLLTWTTEAFASGRPLTSHLPLMQYFIDLMYARMEEPADDAMSRFVTEEVQGELSTETEILLGVENLVGASENAGLSMAAGILALAAHPRQWERLVRERDDELVRTAAEEVLRWTSSATHSMRTATVDTVLGGRRIAAGDRVVLWIPSANRDESVFPDADRFDLGRQPNRHLALGTGEHVCIGSTMARHQTRMLLETLVERVAVVELVGDAEPLRSITVNGPAHATVRLIAR, encoded by the coding sequence ATGACCGTGGTGACCTGCGACCCCGCCGGTGTCGTCGACCCGGAGCTGCACGCCTCCGGCGAGGTGCACGAGGTGTGGCGTCGGATGAGACGGCACACACCGGTCCACTGGCACGAGCCGGGCGACCTGCCGGGCTTCTGGTCGCTCACCCGGTACGCGGACATCCGGGACGTGTACCAGAACCCGGCCGTCTTCAGCTCCGCCCGGGGCGTCCTGCTACGGCCGACCGAGCTGGGGGAGGACCCCGGCAGCGGCCTCACCATGGCCCTCACCGACCCGCCCCGGCACCGCGCCCTGCGCGGGCAGCTGGCCGACCGCTTCAGTGAGCGGTGCGCCCGCTCACTGGCGGACGAGCTGCGCGCCGAGATCCGTTCGGTGGTGACGCGCGCCGTCGAGTCGGGCACCTGTGACGTCGTCGACGACATCGGCGCCCGGCTCTCCGGCCTCAACATCGGCAGACTCCTCGGCGTGCCGCCGCAGGACCGGGAGCGGTTGCTGACCTGGACCACGGAGGCGTTCGCATCCGGCAGGCCGCTCACCAGCCACCTCCCCCTCATGCAGTACTTCATCGATCTGATGTACGCGCGGATGGAGGAGCCCGCCGACGACGCCATGAGCAGGTTCGTCACCGAGGAGGTGCAGGGCGAGCTGTCGACCGAGACCGAGATCCTGCTGGGTGTCGAGAACCTCGTCGGAGCGTCGGAGAACGCCGGTCTGTCGATGGCCGCCGGGATCCTCGCCCTCGCCGCGCATCCACGGCAGTGGGAACGGCTGGTGCGGGAGAGGGACGACGAACTCGTCAGGACCGCCGCGGAGGAGGTGCTGCGATGGACCAGCAGCGCCACGCACAGCATGCGGACGGCCACGGTGGACACGGTCCTCGGGGGCCGGCGGATCGCCGCCGGCGACCGTGTCGTGCTCTGGATCCCGTCCGCCAACCGGGACGAGTCGGTGTTCCCGGACGCGGACCGTTTCGACCTCGGCAGGCAGCCCAACCGTCATCTGGCTCTGGGCACGGGCGAACACGTCTGCATCGGCAGCACCATGGCGCGCCATCAGACCCGGATGCTCCTGGAGACGCTCGTGGAGCGGGTCGCCGTCGTCGAACTCGTCGGGGACGCGGAGCCGCTGCGTTCGATCACGGTCAACGGCCCCGCTCACGCCACCGTGCGCCTGATCGCCCGCTGA
- a CDS encoding MFS transporter: MPRLIPDTRPQRVLAASNFVYTIGSGLYLTAGVLYFTQAVRLPADQVGLGLGLAGLVALALGVTVGHLADRFGARGVFAVTLTVQAAATAGFVLADSFWPFVLAVCAAAGAKTAGTAARSPLIRHYGGDRPQEFRAYLRAVTNLGISLGAVLAGWVVQVGTLTAYQLMVVGNAVAFVFSAAVLVLLPPVAPLPAVDGPRWTALRDRPYLLLTALDGVMAVQFKVLTVGIPLWLVGATTAPHWLISGTILTSTVIVIAFQVQASRSVVSPAAGGDAYRRAGVAFLVSCSLISLAAGLPAWAAAALLLTAAVIHTIGELWYSAAGFEVSFALAPRHATGQYLGVFGLGAGLADALGPALIISLCITWGRPGWYVVGVLFALTGLAAPFAVRWAEHRQRARRTEPGPAENAPAAGPV; encoded by the coding sequence GTGCCCCGCCTGATCCCGGACACCCGGCCGCAACGCGTGCTCGCGGCCTCGAACTTCGTCTACACCATCGGCAGCGGCCTCTATCTGACCGCCGGCGTCCTGTACTTCACGCAGGCGGTGCGCCTTCCGGCGGACCAGGTGGGGCTCGGTCTCGGGCTGGCGGGTCTGGTCGCGCTGGCCCTGGGCGTCACGGTCGGTCATCTGGCGGACCGGTTCGGGGCGCGCGGCGTGTTCGCGGTCACCCTCACGGTGCAGGCCGCGGCCACGGCCGGTTTCGTACTGGCGGACAGCTTCTGGCCGTTCGTGCTCGCGGTCTGCGCGGCGGCGGGGGCGAAGACGGCGGGGACGGCCGCCCGCTCCCCGCTCATCAGGCACTACGGAGGGGACCGGCCGCAGGAGTTCCGTGCCTATCTGCGCGCGGTGACCAACCTCGGCATCTCCCTCGGCGCCGTGCTGGCGGGTTGGGTGGTGCAGGTGGGTACGCTCACCGCCTACCAGTTGATGGTCGTCGGCAACGCGGTCGCGTTCGTGTTCTCGGCGGCGGTCCTGGTCCTCCTCCCGCCGGTCGCGCCGCTGCCCGCCGTCGACGGGCCCCGCTGGACCGCGCTGCGCGATCGCCCCTATCTGCTGCTCACCGCCCTGGACGGCGTGATGGCCGTGCAGTTCAAGGTGCTCACCGTGGGCATCCCGCTCTGGCTGGTCGGCGCCACCACGGCGCCGCACTGGCTGATCTCGGGCACCATCCTCACCAGCACCGTCATCGTCATCGCGTTCCAGGTGCAGGCCAGCCGCAGCGTCGTCTCCCCCGCCGCCGGCGGCGACGCCTACCGCAGGGCCGGCGTGGCCTTCCTCGTGTCCTGCTCGCTGATCTCGCTGGCGGCGGGCCTACCGGCGTGGGCCGCCGCGGCCCTGCTCCTCACGGCCGCGGTGATCCACACGATCGGCGAACTGTGGTACTCCGCCGCGGGCTTCGAGGTGTCCTTCGCCCTCGCCCCGCGACACGCCACGGGGCAGTACCTGGGAGTGTTCGGCCTGGGCGCGGGGCTGGCCGACGCCCTCGGACCGGCCCTGATCATCTCGCTCTGCATCACCTGGGGCCGCCCCGGGTGGTACGTCGTCGGGGTCCTGTTCGCCCTGACCGGCCTGGCCGCGCCGTTCGCCGTCCGCTGGGCGGAACACCGGCAGCGCGCCCGCCGGACGGAGCCCGGCCCCGCGGAGAACGCGCCGGCGGCCGGGCCCGTGTGA
- a CDS encoding ADP-ribosylglycohydrolase family protein: MTSPQHAHAGLDGLVMGDAFGDSWFTRSDENAEELWAARAPRPRPWLWTDDSAMAFVLFAHLTARDEIRPDALAEELAAEYARDPRRKYGPSMHGVLRDIREGGDWRAVTSARFGGQGSYGNGAAMRVAPLGAWFRDDLPAARDQATLSALTTHAHPEAVAGAVAVAVAAALAAAGASQGAPSRPEFLREVADQVPDGDVRSRLLVAATFPERTSVRHAATVLGSGTLISAPDTVPFALWSAAGHLDDLTEALWQTVAGWGDRDTTCAIAGGVVASRTGTAGVPTSWHDAREPIPTWSRWNPPAAMTTGSRS, from the coding sequence ATGACCAGCCCGCAGCACGCCCACGCCGGCCTGGACGGCCTCGTGATGGGTGACGCGTTCGGCGACAGCTGGTTCACGCGCTCCGACGAGAACGCCGAGGAGCTGTGGGCCGCACGCGCGCCCCGTCCGCGACCCTGGCTGTGGACGGACGACTCCGCCATGGCCTTCGTCCTGTTCGCCCACCTGACGGCCCGCGACGAGATCCGTCCGGACGCCCTGGCGGAGGAGCTCGCCGCCGAGTACGCCCGGGACCCCCGGCGCAAGTACGGGCCGTCGATGCACGGTGTGCTGCGGGACATCCGGGAGGGCGGTGACTGGCGGGCCGTCACCAGCGCACGGTTCGGCGGGCAGGGCTCCTACGGAAACGGCGCCGCCATGCGTGTCGCGCCGCTCGGCGCGTGGTTCCGCGACGACCTGCCCGCCGCACGCGACCAGGCCACGCTGTCCGCGCTGACCACGCACGCGCACCCCGAGGCCGTGGCGGGCGCCGTCGCCGTGGCGGTCGCGGCGGCGCTGGCGGCCGCCGGCGCGAGCCAGGGCGCCCCGTCGCGCCCGGAGTTCCTGCGGGAGGTCGCCGACCAGGTGCCGGACGGCGACGTCCGCTCGCGGCTCCTGGTGGCCGCAACCTTCCCCGAGCGCACTTCGGTCCGTCACGCGGCGACCGTCCTGGGCTCCGGGACACTCATCTCGGCCCCGGACACGGTCCCGTTCGCCCTGTGGTCCGCCGCGGGCCACCTGGACGACCTGACCGAGGCACTGTGGCAGACCGTCGCCGGGTGGGGCGACCGCGACACCACCTGCGCCATCGCGGGCGGCGTCGTCGCGTCCCGCACCGGCACGGCAGGCGTCCCGACGTCCTGGCACGACGCCCGCGAGCCCATCCCCACCTGGAGCCGCTGGAATCCCCCGGCGGCGATGACGACAGGGTCCCGCTCCTGA
- a CDS encoding pyridoxamine 5'-phosphate oxidase family protein, whose product METTGVVRRPAAERVRDTLDRLVTERDVWVSTAHPDHGPHQVPLWFSWDGRAVWMCTGAASVTVRNVREEPRVRLSLPDTFDVVLLQGRAECFPDAEVPEAAARAFTDKFGWDPRAEEGAFVYVRVVPETVRAWRGEPELRGRGIMRDEGWLA is encoded by the coding sequence ATGGAGACCACGGGAGTCGTTCGCCGCCCGGCCGCGGAGCGTGTGCGTGACACGCTGGACCGCCTCGTCACCGAGCGGGACGTGTGGGTGTCGACGGCTCACCCCGATCACGGGCCGCACCAGGTGCCGCTGTGGTTCTCGTGGGACGGGCGGGCTGTGTGGATGTGCACCGGCGCCGCTTCCGTGACCGTGCGGAACGTGCGGGAGGAGCCGCGCGTACGCCTGTCGCTGCCGGACACCTTCGACGTGGTGCTCCTCCAGGGGCGGGCGGAGTGCTTCCCCGACGCGGAGGTGCCCGAAGCCGCGGCGCGGGCGTTCACCGACAAGTTCGGGTGGGATCCGCGCGCGGAAGAGGGGGCGTTCGTGTACGTCCGCGTGGTCCCGGAGACCGTGCGCGCCTGGCGCGGCGAGCCGGAACTCCGCGGGAGGGGCATCATGCGCGACGAGGGGTGGCTGGCCTGA